The Bacillus sp. F19 DNA segment AGCGGTATAAAGCAAAAATTGAAGGGCAAATGGAAAATTTAAAGAATTGGTCTGATAAAGCTCACCGTGAATCAACCAAGCAAGGAAGTCCTTCTGAACGGAAACAAATGGGCTTTAAAGAATACCACAGAGTAAAGGCGAAAAAATTGGACATTCAGGTCCGTTCTAAGATGAAGCGGTTAACGGCTGAGCTTGAAAAGAATAAAATAGAAAAGCCGCAAGAAGAAGCGAAAGTCTTGTTTCAGTTCGATTCAAGCGGCAAGAGGGGCAAACGTGTACTTGAAGCAAAGGATCTTGAAAAAACGTTTGGGCAGCTGCCCTTGATTAAGAAAAGCCATTTTTATATTAAACATGGCGAGAGAATTGGCATGATCGGAAAAAATGGAGCCGGTAAATCGACGCTCATCAGGATGATTCAGGGCATGGAAGACGTGACCGGAGGCGAGTTATGGAAAAGCGAAACGATGAAGATCGCCTATTTAAGTCAGGATGTGAATGATTTAAAAGAAGATGCAACGGTTCTTGAGGCTCTTGATCTTCATGAGAGGGAACAGATTCTAAGAGCGCGGACCATTTTCGCAAATATGGGGCTACCTGAAGATAAACTTCAGCAGACAATCGGTTCACTGAGCCTAGGTGAACGCACAAGGGTAAAGCTCGTCTCTATGATCCTCAAAGAATATGACGTTCTCATACTCGATGAGCCGACAAACCATCTGGACCTCCCGAGCCGCGAACAGCTAGAGGAGACCCTTGATGAGTTTGAAGGGACCATCATCATTGTCTCTCACGATCAGTATTTTATAAATAAATTATGTGATAAACTGCTCGTATTTGAAGATGGGACCGTAAGAAGAGTGGAAATGAAGCTTGATGACTATTTTTCAAAGAGCAGAAGTGAATCGAATGAAACAGATATTGAGAAAGAGCTGCTTAAAATAGATCATCAGCTGACAGCTGTTTTAAGCAAGCTGAGTGTAATCAGCAGAGATGATCCTTCTTTTGAATTGCTTGATATAGAGTACAGCAGACTTCTTAAAGCTAAGAAAAAGTTAACAGGCTGATCATAAAAGGCTGAGTCACGATGACTCAGCCTTTTATAATAATTAGATTTTAGAAGCTGCTATAATTTGAACCTCTAGAGTGCCGCTTTTTTGATCGGTTATGGATTTAATAATGACAGGATAGTCTTTATTATTCATGAATTTAAAATCGTAGCCTCCCCAGGAAACAGTTGCATCCTGATTAATCGGGACATAGCCGACTGTTTTGGAATGGTGATGAAGTTCGATTATTTCAAGACCTGCCTTGGCAACAGCGTTGTACAAAGTGCTTGATGTCTGGCAGATGCCTCCGCCGATTCCTTCGACAAATTCTTTATTTACAATCTCAAGCGCTTTTTGATATCCGCGTGCTGGTGTTCTCTCACCGACGATTAAATTAAAATAAAATCTGTCTCCCGGTCCAAGTACGATTTCATTAATCGCATTCGAAGAAATGGCGATGTTGGTGCTTCTGCCTGCTACAGAAGGATTGAAAGTTGTTTTGTAGCTTCCGATCACGGTTTGTTTAGCGCCATTTAAGGCTTCCTGCGTAATATTTGGAGCTGTTTCCGTGATAGGGAGCGGGATTTCCTGATTAAAAGCCGATAGATTCAGCAATTGATTTAATAGAGCCTCCTCATCCAGGACAACTCGGCTTTGACCCGGGAAAAGCTTGCCGTCTTTAACTTTTGAAGGGGTCATCGGCTGATCAAATTTATCTGCCATCTGCCGGACCAGCGCCTTCATATCCTTTTCATGCTGCTCTTTATCTTTATCTGCAGCTGGTATAAATGTGGTACCTGTGCTGCCGTCTCTGCTGTCAATCAGAGCAAACTCCCGGTTCACTTCCATCGCCTTTGAAGAAACAGCTTTTGCGCTCACAGCATTATTCGCCATGATAAGTTTTTCTCTTTCCGCCAAACCGCATCCGCTTAGAACAAAAGTAATTGATACGAACAATAATAAGCGTTTTATGTCGTTCTCCCCCAGTGAAAATGTAGATGTTTTTATGTGAATCATACAATAGGTAAGACGCATATGAAAAGAGAAAAGTTTCAAAAATTTGGAGAAAAAAAGAATTATTTCAAGTAATTGATTTTTTTAGAAAAAGAAAGTAGAATAAAAACAAGAACAAACGTTCTTGTTTTAAGCAAGAAAAGAACCGCAGTAAAATGCGGCTCTTTCATTCATACCTTATTTTGAAACTTTTTGAAGCTTGTGAATGACCTGAAGAGATCTTCCAGTTCCGATCGCAACTGATTCAAGCGGGCTCGGAGCAAGGTGTACAGGGACTACAATTTCTTCACTGAGCCATTCCTGCATGCCTTTCATTAATGCACCGCCGCCTGTCAGAATAACTCCGCGGTCTACAATATCACCGCTAAGCTCAGGAGGACAGTCTTCAAGGGTAGCACGAATCGCTTCCAGTATATGAAGCAATGATTCTCTCATTGAATTCTGCATTTCTGTTGATGAGAGAGTAATCGTCTTTGGAAGGCCTGTAACCAAGTCACGTCCTCTGACTTCCATTAACAGCTCGTCATGCTTGACAAGAGCATAGCCGATTTCCATCTTAATGTTTTCAGCAGTGCGCTCGCCGATTAACAGGTTATAGTTTTTACGGACATATCCAATAATATCCTCATCAAGCTGATCTCCGCCGATTCTGATGGAGTGGCATGATACAACTCCGCCAAAAGAGATAATGGCAACCTCTGTTGTACCGCCGCCGATATCAACAATCACATTTGCGATCGGTTCATCTACAGGAAGATCTGCGCCAATAGCAGCTGCAACCGGCTCCTCAATTAAATGAACGATTTTAGCACCTGAATTTTTTACCGCATCGTGAATCGCACGTCGTTCAACACTTGTTGCACCTGAAGGAGTACATACAACAACAGTAGGCTTTCTAATAGAAAAACCTAATTTTTTTGAAGCTTTTTTCATAATTTGCTTAAGCATTTCAGTTGTTACATCATAATCAGCAATTACGCCATCTTTTAGCGGTCGGACCGCCACAATTTTACCAGGCGTTTTGCCAATCATGCTTTTTGCTTCCGTCCCTACAGCCAAAACATTTTTTGTTACTGTATCAATCGCCACAACGGACGGTTCATTTAATGCGATACCTTTATCCTTGCTGTATACAAGAATATTTGCTGTACCTAAGTCAATACCAATTTCAGAAGTAGAAAACATATATCTTCACCCAATCCTCATATATTTCGAGTCTTTAATATTCATTCTGCGAACAGTGTCGATTTATGGGGGTAGCAGGCTGTTTTTTCAGGATGTATTTTTTGGGAACTTCAGGGAATAAGAAAAAGAGTATTAAAAAAGGAAGTGCATCTAAAGTGGAAGAAAAATTCTGTAGACATTCATTTGTAGTAAAAACTAGTATAGTGCTCCCCTCTGATACGAACAATTATGGAACATTGTTCGGAGGGAAGCTTATGGCTTATATCGATGACGTAGCAGCCATTTCTGCAATCAGACATGCCCGGGCGCATGTTGTCACCGCTTCGACTGATTCTGTTGATTTTCTTCATCCAATATATGAAGGAAACTCTGTTTGTCTTGAAGCGTTTGTGACATATACGGGAAGAACATCAATGGAGGTTTTTGTAAAGGTTATTGCAGAAGACCTCCTGAACGGAAATCGAAATGTTTGTGCTCTTTCCTTTCTTACAATGGTCGCCCTTGATGAACAAAATAAACCTGCTCCCGTACCAAAAGTTATTCCTGAGTCAGAAACAGAAAAGATGCTAAACGACTCTGCACTTAAGCGTGCAGCAATCCGGAAAAAACGAAAAGAAGACACCGAATCAATGGCAGCCGCATTCGGAACCGATTATCCCTGGCTGTAAGAGTAAAGAAAGTGATGCACAGCCTAAAGGAGCAGGATGTCCTGTTCCTTCAGGCTGAAAGCAGAATGGGGGAACCTGAAACCCTGTTCTTTTTCATTCAAAATGAATTACTATAGAAATCATATTCAATGCATGTATAGAGGAGCAGGAATCTTTCATATATAAACAGTGGAAAGAAATCAGGATCTTCTGATAAAAAGAAGTATATCTTTCTACTAACTGATCTATAAACCTATTAATGACGATTATCAGGTAACACCCTGAAACAAAAAGGAGAATCGAAATTGAAGCAGTTATGTGTTATACCATGCGGAAATAAAAAAATTTGGGATAAGGAGCCTCATCTTGGACAAGTTGAAGCCCAAAATGCCTATACGGGAACCTTTCATTTGCTCTGCCGGCAGTATGCCGAAATGTTCTTCGATGATTGGGTCATTCTTTCTGCTAAACATGGCTTCTTATTCCCTCAGGATCTTGTTCCGGGCAATTACAATGTCTCGTTCAGCATGAAAACAGAAGTAGTGATAAGGCTTGAAGAGCTGAACAAGCAGGCTGATGAAAAGAACCTGCATCAATTTAATAAGTTTGTTGTGCTTGGAGGAAAGAAATTCAGACCCATTATAGAAACGGCAGTTGAAGGGGAATACATTTATCCTCTGCAGGGCTGTAAAGGAATCGGATACATGCAGCAAATGCTAAAAAAGGCGGTTCTAACAAATCATAGTCTCCATGATTGATAGTGAGATATAATATAGTTGAATATACTGATAAATCAGAAAATGTTATACTTTAAAAAATAGAGACAAAAAGGTGCTGCGATGAACAAATATACGGGCAGAATTATGATTACATTAATAGCAGTATGTATTCTGATTTTATGGAATATCTTAGACTATTATTTGGGGAGTCAGTCCGTCCCATTGGTGCTCCGCAGTTTATTCTGCATATTAATCTTGGCTGTTGTCTGGAAATTAGGCACTTATTTTGACCGGTCCAAGCTGTTGATTCATCAGCTGAGCGAAAGTCAGCGCCGCTATAAAAATCTGCTTGTTGAGACGAAGATGGTCCTTGAAAATATTCAGGAAGTCGTGTTTCAAACAGATGGTGAAGGGAATTTTATTTACTTAAATCCTGCATGGACGGACGTAACAGGGTATGAACGAACTGAAAGTCTTTATTCAAGTTTTTATCATTACATTACTTTTGAGGATAAAAAGCGGGTGAAAAGCAAGCTTGTTGAATTTACGGCTGCGAAACGAGTCGAGGGAAGACTGGAAACATCCTATCGCAAGAAAAGCGGCGGAGAATTTTATGCTTATGTTCATTTCAAAATGTATTATGACAATGAAGGCTATTTGATCGGAACAGTCGGGACAATTCAGGATATTACTGACAGAAAACTGGAAGAGCAGGAATGGAGAGAAATGAACGAGCACCTTGCCCTGAAATCCCAAAAACTGTCCATTGCCGGGCAGCTTGCAGCCGGCATTGCACATGAGGTTAGAAATCCGCTTACATCCATCAGCGGTTTTCTTCAGCTGATCAAAAAAGAATTTCCTGACAAAGATACATATTTTGATATTATCTTTGGAGAAATAAAGAGAATTGAGCTGGTTCTTAGTGAAATGCTTGTCTTGGCCAAACCGCAGGCGATTCATTTCAGGGAAAAGAATATGATTTCAATTTTGGACCAAGTGGCTGTGCTGATTGAATCCAATGCCATTTTACATAATATCCAGCTTTTAAAAAGTTTGCCTTCAACAGAAATTATGGTTGAATGTGATGAAAATCAATTAAAACAGGTATTTATCAATCTTATTAAAAACGCGATTGAAGCACTGCCAGATGGAGGAAATATCCACATGAGCTGCAGATTAAAAGGCGAATACGTGATCATAGCAATTGAAGATGATGGTATGGGAATACCAAAAGAAAAAATCTCAAAACTTGGCGAACCCTTCTTCTCTACAAAAGAAAAAGGGACTGGTCTTGGTCTGACCGTTTGCTTAAGGATCATAAAAGATCACTATGGTCATATCAATGTAAACAGCAGCTTGAATAAGGGGACTACCTTTGAGGTTGTACTGCCGGTTGTGAAACGCCAAACGATATTAGAACCAGTTTAAGAGGAGAATGGTAAGATGAACTGTCATTTATTTGTTTATGGAACACTGCGCTATTTGGAGAAAAATCATCATTTTTTAAAGAATGGTACGTGTATTGCCGAACAGGCGTGGACAAATGGATCGCTGTTTGATTCGAATGACGGCTATCCTGCGATGACTGTGGAACAGGAAACAGTTTACGGAGAACTCTATGAAATTGGTGAGGAACTGCTTCCTGAAGTTCATGAACTAGAAGGGTACAATGGACCTGAAGCAGATGACAACCTGTTTGAATTTGTGCCAATTCGTGTCTATACAGATACAAAGGAATATGATGCCTTTTGTTATGTAATAAAGCGGGAACAGGCTGAAACAATGAAAAAAATAAAGAGCGGCGACTGGAAAGAATATCAGTTTATCTTGAATCCGCCAGCTGAAACGTTTTATTTTGCTTATGGCTCGTGCATGGATACTGAACGATTTCAAAAGGCAGCTGTTGACCATCATTTTGCCGATGTAGTCGGCGGAGGAAAAGCAGAAAAGTATTCTGTTAAATTCACAGTTACAATGCAAGATGGGGGCCGCGCTGACCTAGTTGAAGATGGCGGAGGGGCTGAGGGCATTTTATACCGTGTACCTGAGGAAGCAGTGGACTATCTTTACATGCGTGAAGGAGTTGACTCTAAACTGTATCGTCCAGCCTTCATCAGAGTGGAAATGGGAGGAGTGTTCTATGAGCAGTGCCTTACCTTTACAGTGATTCAGAAAAAAGAGGAGTTCCGCCCGCCTGGCCATTACTCAACAGAAATATTAAGAGGTGCAAAAGGCAGACTTGGAGAGGAGTATGTTGAAAAAATCCGGGCATATATGGCGGCTCTTCCTGAATATAAACCATGATAGGCAAAGGAGATATCTTCTTTGCTGACCATGATTTCAAAACATGTTCAGCACATCACAATCTTGGTATGTTTTGCTTTTGGAAATCTGTGATATAAGATCATTAGAACATTAAAAGGAGATGTGGCCCTTTGGCTGAACTTGATAGCGTCATACTTAGCCGAATGCTTACGACATTGACACTTGCCTTCCACATTATTTTTGCAACAATTGGAGTCGGAGTTCCTGTTTTAATATCTATTGCAGAATGGATGGGAATCAGGAAAAACGATCCGCACTATATTCTGCTAGCAAGACGCTGGACGAGGGGCTTTGTTGTTACAGTGGCAGTAGGCGTCGTTACTGGAACATGTATTGGATTGCAGTTATCTTTATTATGGCCGAGTTTCATGGAAATTGCCGGTCAGGTTATTGCCTTGCCGCTTTTTATGGAAACATTCGCTTTTTTCTTTGAGGCCATCTTTTTGGGAATCTATCTTTACACATGGGACAGGTTTAAAAAACCAATTTACCACTGGCTTATCTCCATTCCGATTATTATAGGCTCGTCGATGTCTGCCGTGTTTATCACCACAGTCAATGCTTTCATGAATACTCCTCAGGGCTTTACGCTGAATGGCAGAACGATTACAGGCATCGATCCGATTGCTGCAATGTTTAATCCTGCAACACCTTCAAAAGTCTTTCATGTGCTGATGTCTTCGTATATGACTTCAGCCTTTGTGCTCGCTGCTATAACTGCTTTTATGATCCTTAAAGGAAGAAGAACAGACTATCACCGTAAAGCCTTGCAGGTGTCAATGGTCTCGGCTCTTGTCTTTTCGCTTGGTACGGCCCTCGCTGGTGATCTCTCTGCAAAATTTTTGGCGGAGCATCAGCCTGAAAAACTTGCAGCAGGGGAGTGGCATTTTGAAACAGAAGCCGGAGCTGATTTAATTTTATACGGAACACTGAATGAAAAAGGTGAAATCATCAATGAAATCAGGGTTCCAAAAATGCTCAGTTTCTTATCATTCAGTGATTTTAATGCAGAAGTAACAGGATTATATGAAATAGAAGAAGACTTAAGACCCCCTCTCTGGATTCACTATATGTTTGACGTAATGGTGACTATTGGGATGTTCGGTCTGGGATTGTCTATGCTGTTTGTTCTATTTGGAAAAATAAAAAGGCTGAATGGTTTCCAATCGCTGCTTTTATGGCCGATTGTAGCTGCAGGACCTCTTTCCATGATTGCAATCGAAGCAGGCTGGATTTTTGCCGAGGTAGGACGTCAGCCATGGATTCTCAGAGGTTATATGAAGGTTGCTGAAGGAGCAACGACATCTGATCATGTAGGGTTAATGTTTGTGCTGTTTTTTGGCCTGTACACCTTGCTTGGAACACTGTGCATCATTGTGTTAAAACGCATGTTTAAAGAAAATCCGGCAGAAGCGGAGCTTGAGTACCGGTTTAAATAGGAGGGAGAAGTCTAAATGGATATTCCAATCGTTGGCATGACGGTTCTGTGGGTTTTTCTTTACGGATATTTAATTGTTGCTTCAATAGACTTCGGAGCTGGTTTCTTTGCTTTTTACGCCCAGCTGACAAAGCGGGATGATATCGTAAATAACTTAATCAGCCGCTATTTGTCGCCGGTGTGGGAAGTGACAAATGTCTTCTTCGTCTTCTTTTTTGTGGGGATCGTCGGTTTTTTTCCGCAAACAGCGTATTATTATGGCACAGCACTGCTGGTTCCAGGCAGTATAGCGCTGGTTTTAATCGCGATTCGCGGTTCCTTTTACGCATTTGGGAACTACGGGGCTAAGGACAGTCTTTTTTATACGTTTTTATATGGAGCTACAGGACTTTTAATTCCTGCATCCCTGTCTACGGCTCTTTCAATATCAGAAGGGGGCTTTTTGGAAGAACGAAATGGCACTGTCGTATTTCTTGCTAATAAGTTATTTACAAGTTTATATTCGTGGAGTGTGGTATTCCTTGCCATTGTATCCGTTTTGTTTATCAGTGCTTCTTTTTTAACCTACTATGCAGATCGTGCGTCAGACAGCAAAGCTTTATCGCTGCTTAGAAAGTTTGCGCTTTTTTGGGCGACGCCTACAATCCTTGCAAGCTTTCTTGTCTTTCTTTCCCTGCAGCAGCATAATCCCAGGCATTTTAATCAAGCGCTAGATCTTTGGTGGATGTTCGGATCCTCACTCTTGTTTTTTATGATATCCGTTTGGTTAATCTATAAAAGAAAGAATCTTGGAACGGCCTTTATTATGGTGATGCTGCAATTTTTCTTTGCCTTCTTTGGCTACGGGGCATCACATTTGCCTTACATTCTTGATCCGTTTGTTACGATTTATTCGGGATATACCAATGAAACGATGGGGATTACACTTGTCATCGTTTTTATAGCCGGGCTGCTGCTTTTGATTCCCTCACTGATTTTGCTTTTGCGCCTGTTTTTATTTGATGCAGAATATGTAAAGGGCAAAAAGTAAAGCTTCAATTTGTTTTAATAAGGAATAAAGTTATGTTAAAATTTGTTTATAGTATGATGGCTGGAGGAACGTACATATGAAAAAGGATTTTGCAGTTATTGGACTTGGGCGTTTTGGAGGCAGTATTTGCCGTGAGCTGAGCGAAGAGGGCATGGAAGTAATGGCCATCGATATGGATGAAGATAGAGTGAATGAGTATGCCAATATTGCTTCCCATGCTGTTGTCGGAGATTCAACTGACGAAGCTGTTTTAAAAAGCCTGGGCATCCGCAACTTCGATCACGTCATCGTGGCAATTGGCGATAATATTCAGTCAAGTATTTTAACAACACTGATGCTGAAAGAGCTAGGCGTTAAATTTATTACTGTAAAAGCGCAAAACGATTATCATGAGAAAATTTTAAGGAAAATTGGAGCTGATCAAATCGTTCATCCAGAGAGAGATATGGGCCGAAGAATTGCTCATAATCTGATCTCCAATAACGTTCTTGATTACCTTGAACTTTCCGACGAACACAGTATTGTAGAGATTGCCGTAAATAATAAACTGTCAGGAAATACATTAATCGACCTTGATATTCGCGCTAAATACGGAATTAACATAGTTGCCATAAAAAGAGGCAAAGAAATATTTGTTACTCCACAGGCTGATGAAGTGATTCAAAAAGACGATATTTTAATTGTTATTGGTGCAGATACAGATATCGACAGATTTGAAAAAAGGGTTTTAGAAGCTTAATCGGGAAAAGACACTTGAAGGTGTCTTTTTTGTTTTTTGCAATAGAACGTTTGTTCTTTGTAGATTGTGGTATAATGGAAGATGTATACATTCGTGAACATATGGGTGGTCGGCTAGCCCCTGTCTCTTTTCTTTGTGAAGCAAGGAAAGGGGGTGATGCCCGGGTGACAGTATATGAGAGCTTAACATTTGCTATTTCATTTGCTACGCTTATCATTTCAGTTCTGTCGTTTGACCAGAAAAAATAGACCTCCCAGCTTTGTCGATTGCGGGTGAGGTCTATTTTTTAATTGATTGATAAAAATGGCCGACCCCGAGCGTGGGACCGAATGTATGCATGGCCGTAAGTGTTGCTGCACTTGCGGTCATTTTTATGTTATTCAACTTTATGTGTATCATACCACAGAATAAATAATTATAAAACGAAAACAAAAACCGTTGACTGCCGGTCAATTTACCATTACTATATGTTACTAAATACTTATATTCATGAACTCGTATAATATTGGAGATATGGTCCAAAAGTTTCTACCGAACTGCCGTAAAAAGTTTGACTACGGGGAATGAATAAAAAAGGCATTATTCCATTGCCTTTATTTATCTCACTCCTCCATAACAGCGAGGGGTTTTTTTATGAAAAAAAATGAATTCATTCAATCAATAGAAGCAAGTACAAAAAGAAAAAAAGCCGATATCGTTTTTAAAAATGCTCAGATTGTCGATGTGTTTAATTCGGAGATTATAAGCGGCGACGTAGCCGTCACAAATGGAAGAATTGTAGGTATAGGCGATTATGAAGGCAAGGAGGAAATTGATGTAAGCGGGAAGTATCTTTGTCCCGGATTAATTGATGGTCATGTTCATATTGAATCGTCAATGGTACCGCCGCATGAATTTGCCAAAGTGGTGCTTCCTCATGGTGTAACAACGGTCATTGCAGATCCTCACGAAATTGCGAATGTTTCCGGGGTAAAAGGGATTCAATATATGCTGGACAGTTCAGAAGGCATTTTGCTTGATGTATTTGTCATGCTGCCGTCCAGTGTGCCTGCAACAAGCTTTGAACATGCAGGAGCAAGGCTGGAAGCTTGTGATTTAGAACCCCTTTTTGACCATGAACGAGTCATTGGGCTTGCAGAAGTCATGGATTATGTTGCTGTTCAAACAGCTTCTGACAGCATGCTGAATAAACTTGAAATGACTTCACGGCACTCGCGCCTGATTGATGGACATATGGCTGGCCTTTCTGCAGATATGATCAATGTCTATCGCTCTGCGGGGATAATGACAGATCATGAGGTGACGAATGCGGCAGAGGCGAAGGAGAGAGTGCAGCGGGGCATGTATGTGTTAATCAGACAGGGCTCCGTGGCAAAAGATCTTCCGAATGTAATAGGAGCTGTCAATGAACGTAATTCCGGACGGTTTTTATTCTGCACGGATGATAAGCATTTGGATGATCTAGCAGCAGAAGGCAGCATCGATCATAATATTAGACTTGCTGTGCAGCATGGGGTTGATCCTATTACAGCTATACAAATGGCTACATTAAATGCGGCAGAATGCTATGAACTTAAGAATAAAGGGGCTGTGGCGCCTGGGTATGAAGCCGACCTGCTGATTCTAAACAGTCTCAGCGATTTTCAGATTGAGCAAGTTTATAAAGCTGGGAAATTAGCAGCACATGAGGGTGTGATAAAAACGGATGATCTGAGAACAGTGAAAACACCTTCTGCATTATTAAATACAGTTCATCTGCATGATTTGCAGCTTTCAGATCTTGAACTCTCTATAACGAAAGATCAGCCGGTACCGATTATTGAAATCATTCCAAATCAGCTTGTTACAAGAAAAATATTCGAGCAAACAAGTGTCAGCGATGGTATTTTCCATCCTTCCACTGAGCTTGATCATTTAAAGCTAATCATGGCTGAGCGTCATAAGAATACGGGATTAGTCGGAAAAGGAATTGTGAAAGGCTTTCAGCTGAAAAGAGGGGCACTCGCAACTTCGATTTCGCACGATTCACATAACCTCATTGCTGCCGGTACGAATGATTCAGACTTGCAGCTTGCTGTCAAAGCACTGAAAACCAATGCAGGAGGATTAGCCGTTGTACAGGATGGAAACATTCTAGCACAGCTTCCGCTCTCAATCTCGGGTTTAATATCTGATCAGC contains these protein-coding regions:
- the ade gene encoding adenine deaminase gives rise to the protein MKKNEFIQSIEASTKRKKADIVFKNAQIVDVFNSEIISGDVAVTNGRIVGIGDYEGKEEIDVSGKYLCPGLIDGHVHIESSMVPPHEFAKVVLPHGVTTVIADPHEIANVSGVKGIQYMLDSSEGILLDVFVMLPSSVPATSFEHAGARLEACDLEPLFDHERVIGLAEVMDYVAVQTASDSMLNKLEMTSRHSRLIDGHMAGLSADMINVYRSAGIMTDHEVTNAAEAKERVQRGMYVLIRQGSVAKDLPNVIGAVNERNSGRFLFCTDDKHLDDLAAEGSIDHNIRLAVQHGVDPITAIQMATLNAAECYELKNKGAVAPGYEADLLILNSLSDFQIEQVYKAGKLAAHEGVIKTDDLRTVKTPSALLNTVHLHDLQLSDLELSITKDQPVPIIEIIPNQLVTRKIFEQTSVSDGIFHPSTELDHLKLIMAERHKNTGLVGKGIVKGFQLKRGALATSISHDSHNLIAAGTNDSDLQLAVKALKTNAGGLAVVQDGNILAQLPLSISGLISDQPYEEVLHGLKSIHEALEMIGLPGTFNPFLTLSFLGLPVIPELKITCQGIFDANSFTHLEY